The Catellatospora citrea DNA segment CGGGCCCCGAACGCCTGCCTGGCCTGCCGGTCCCAGATCACGAAGGCGTACATGCCGCGCAGCCGGTCCAGCACCGTCTCGCCCCAGTAGTGGTAGCCGGCCACGATGACCTCGGCGTCGCCGTCGGTGCCGAACTCGGCCCCGCAGTCGCGCTGGAGTTCTTCGCGCAGCTCCAGGTGGTTGTAGATCTCGCCGTTGAAGGTGAGCACGTAACGGTCGTTGCGGTAGTACAGCGGCTCGTGTGATCCGGCCAGGTCGATGACGGCGAGTCGTTTGTGGGCGAAGACCGCGTCGCCGTCGATGAGCACCACCCCGGTGTCGTCCGGGCCCCGGTGGTGCAGGCCGCGCAGCGCATCCGTGATCGTGTCGACACACGTGCCGGCGGTTCCGTCCGAGCTGAAGTGAGCCAAGATTCCGCACATCGTGCTGCCCCCGTTCCTCTGTGGCCACACCGGCGGCCGCACCGGAGCGCAGCAGCGCTACCTCGGTGCGGTCACGGTCACGGCCACGCCGGTCCCTGCTCGACGAGCACGCGTTCCACCTCCGTCCGCGCGTGCCGTGCGTAGACGCTGAACTCGGTCAGCACTCGCATCTCCTCCCCTTAAACGGAGGTTTCCGCGCCGAAGGTTGTATCGCCGCCGCGATTCGTCTGATGCACTACAGCCGGCCTGCCACCACGAGGGAACACTCGATGTCATCGAGGCACGCGACCGGCTACGCGCCGTGCCCGGCAGGCATGATCAGGGAGACGGAACCTGGACGGCAGGGTCAGGCGGTGACGGGTGAGCCTGCCAGGAATCTGGACAGGGGCCGGACGAACTCGTCGTGGGCGACGGTGGGGGCGTCGTGGGCCGATCCCGGGATGATGATCGCCTGTCCGTGGGGGATGGCCTCGGCCAGCGCCCGGCAGCTTTCGGCGAAGTGCTCCGGGCTGCGGGCGCCGGCGGCGAGCAGGACCTCGGCGGTGATCGCGGCGTAGTCGCCGGGCAGGCCGTCGTGTTCGTGGATGCGTCGGAACTCGGCGGCCACGGTGGGCAGCAGGTCCGCCAGGGCGCGGTTGCCGGGCCGGCGCAGCAGCATCCGGTTGAGCCGCAGGGCGAGGCCGAACGGGAGCTTGGCGGCGGGCCCGTCGGGGTGTGTGGCGCGGTTCAGCAGCGTCAGCGCACGGGCCCGGTCGCCCGCGTGCAGCGCCTGCTCGAACTGGTCGAGGAGGTCCCGGCCGGGAACGGACAGGATCGGGTCGTACACCGCGACGCGGTACAGGGGCAGGCTCAGCGCCGCGCGCAGGGCGAGGAAACCGCCGCTGCCGTGCCCGAGGATGTGGCGGGCGCCGGTGTGCTTGAGCACGGCGGACAGGTCGGCGAGGTCGGTCGCGACGGTTCCGGCGCCGTCCAGCGGGGCGGCGTCCGGCAGCCCGCGGCGGTGGTAGAGGTGCACCGTGAACCGGTGTTCCAGCGCCTCCGCCAGCCCGTGGTAACGCTGCTGCGCGACGATGCCGCCGTGCAGGACGACGACCGCCGGCCCGGTGCCGGTGGTGTGCACCACGATCGGCGCGCCATCGGCCGAGGTGATCCTGTCGACCCGCATCGAGCCCCTCCTCCACCGGCGAACCGTGACCCGCAATGCTAAACGCCCGAGGGGGGCGTGGGGGGTCAGGCTTGCGGCGGGAGGGCGGCGAGGATGTCGGCGGCGTGCGTGAAGTCGGCCGGGTCGGCTGCCGTGGCCAGCGCCCGCTCGGCCGCGGCGGTCGGGGTCGAGGGCGGCACCACGAGCAGGTCCAGCTGCTCGTCACGGGCCGTGAGGGCGATGGCCAGCGCCGGGTCCTGGGTCGCGAACCACCCGATGCGCACCGCTTGCGAGCCGACGGTGAGCCGCCGGACGTGGTCCGGCCACACGGTCTCGTTGAGCATGAGGTGGCGGATCGGGCCGTATCGCTGTGCCAGTGCCGTGACCAGGGCGGGAAGTTCTTCGGCGGCGTTCCAGGTGCGGGGCCACCAGCCGCCGTCGAGAACCGCCTGTTCGGCCCGGTGAGGTGCGAGAGCCAGTCTGGCCGCGGGCGATGTGGCGGCGGTGGTCGAGACGGTGGCGGGAATGGCGCTGTCCACGATGCTTTGCATGATCGACCGTCCTTTGCTGAGCCGGGTTGGCGGCCGACAGCGGTGATCCGCCCGGCCGATCGTCTACGCCGAATGAGTCGAGCAACGTCGACCTCGACAGTGGTGCCTGCGCTGACGCGACGGCAGCCACCGGGGCCCGGAGCGGCACTTTCAGCCTACGCCCTCCGAGCCTGCTCAGCCCTGCCGCGAGACCGCGATCTCGGGGTGCGCGGTATCGGCAGGCAGTCAGCCCTCGCGCATGGCGTCGAGCAGGGCGGTGACGCCGACGGTGGCGAAACCCACCCGCGCGTCGCTCGCGCCGTACGGCAGCCACAGCGTGCCCTGGTGCAGCAGCCCGCCGCAGGAGTAGACGACGTTGGGGACGTATCCGTCGCGGTCGCCCGCCGCCG contains these protein-coding regions:
- a CDS encoding DUF5994 family protein gives rise to the protein MQSIVDSAIPATVSTTAATSPAARLALAPHRAEQAVLDGGWWPRTWNAAEELPALVTALAQRYGPIRHLMLNETVWPDHVRRLTVGSQAVRIGWFATQDPALAIALTARDEQLDLLVVPPSTPTAAAERALATAADPADFTHAADILAALPPQA
- a CDS encoding alpha/beta fold hydrolase, yielding MRVDRITSADGAPIVVHTTGTGPAVVVLHGGIVAQQRYHGLAEALEHRFTVHLYHRRGLPDAAPLDGAGTVATDLADLSAVLKHTGARHILGHGSGGFLALRAALSLPLYRVAVYDPILSVPGRDLLDQFEQALHAGDRARALTLLNRATHPDGPAAKLPFGLALRLNRMLLRRPGNRALADLLPTVAAEFRRIHEHDGLPGDYAAITAEVLLAAGARSPEHFAESCRALAEAIPHGQAIIIPGSAHDAPTVAHDEFVRPLSRFLAGSPVTA